Proteins from a single region of Abyssalbus ytuae:
- a CDS encoding alkaline phosphatase, with protein MKLKKSIFICLVFVLLSCKSSNIGNTKVDTPKNVILLISDGAGLSQISSTFYFKESLPNYTRFENIGLIKTSSSKEDVTDSAAGATAFACGVKTYNGAIGLATDSTVVKNMVEIASLKNIKTGVIATSSITHATPACFYAHVLNRGLEEDIARHLTQSEVDFFAAGGLKYFNDRKDGQNLLTTLKEKNFTIDTKALSDFSEIKSEEKVGFLLAEKEMPRISEGRGGFLSQATELGIKYLSKDNSGFFIMSEGSQVDWGGHENNASYLVSEMIDFDEAVGKVLDFAKEDGNTLVIVTSDHETGGFTLAAKKKKRDDGSEYSDYREIGMTFSTGGHSATLIPVFAYGPGSEEFKGVYENNDIFEKILKVTQWRK; from the coding sequence ATGAAATTAAAAAAAAGTATTTTTATTTGTCTCGTTTTCGTGTTACTTAGTTGCAAATCTTCAAATATTGGTAATACAAAAGTTGACACTCCAAAAAATGTAATTCTCCTTATTAGCGATGGAGCGGGCTTGTCACAAATCTCATCAACATTTTACTTCAAGGAATCTCTGCCCAATTATACCCGGTTTGAGAATATAGGTCTTATAAAAACCTCCTCTTCAAAAGAAGATGTCACCGATTCTGCCGCCGGCGCAACAGCCTTTGCTTGCGGGGTAAAAACCTATAATGGTGCCATTGGTTTAGCTACTGACTCAACCGTTGTAAAGAATATGGTAGAGATTGCTTCACTAAAAAATATTAAAACTGGAGTAATTGCCACGAGTTCAATAACCCATGCCACTCCGGCTTGTTTTTATGCACACGTTTTAAACAGGGGGTTAGAAGAAGACATAGCCCGACACCTCACTCAGTCTGAAGTAGATTTTTTTGCAGCAGGGGGACTTAAATATTTTAATGATCGCAAAGATGGCCAAAATTTGTTAACTACATTAAAAGAAAAGAACTTTACTATCGATACCAAAGCTCTTAGCGATTTTTCAGAAATTAAATCTGAAGAAAAGGTAGGATTTTTATTGGCAGAAAAGGAGATGCCCAGAATTTCAGAGGGTAGAGGAGGTTTTCTGTCGCAGGCAACAGAGTTGGGAATTAAATATCTAAGTAAAGATAATTCCGGATTTTTTATAATGTCAGAAGGTTCTCAGGTAGATTGGGGAGGTCATGAAAATAATGCCTCTTACCTGGTATCCGAAATGATAGATTTTGATGAAGCAGTTGGCAAAGTCCTTGATTTTGCTAAAGAAGACGGAAATACCCTGGTTATAGTAACTTCCGATCATGAAACAGGAGGTTTTACACTGGCCGCCAAAAAGAAGAAAAGAGACGATGGCAGTGAGTACAGTGATTACCGTGAAATCGGAATGACTTTTTCCACAGGGGGGCATTCAGCCACATTAATCCCTGTATTTGCATATGGCCCGGGATCTGAAGAATTTAAAGGAGTGTATGAAAATAATGATATTTTTGAGAAAATATTGAAAGTTACACAATGGAGAAAGTAA
- a CDS encoding UDP-N-acetylmuramoyl-tripeptide--D-alanyl-D-alanine ligase: MITIPLFEAAVAVGGRSNLQISPTDYIFHVTQRSQEVVEGTLFVALKGKRADGHDYVKEAEQKGAVAAVVEKEVSNVKIPQIVVPSTEEALGNLGRLWRCRLNIPVVAVTGSVGKTTTKELIAHILEVKYKTHKSRKNYNNQLGVPIELLRLEKGHECSVVEFGMRALNEISYLSKMARPSFAAITNIGMSHIEILKTRENIAKAKGEIFQGMDFGGVVVLNRDDDYYELLKELANCKVISFGESKEADIRISDIQLSEKAHPSFRINGLPITMLNCVGKHHAFNSAIAFAIAMEMGIDQEDIIKQISTFSPPEKRGVVSFLNNGALILDSTYNAAPDSIKASLYTISELTRRGKRTVAVIGEMLELGSHSKEAHSHIGKVISELKGGIDFLVTVGEYAEYIGKESKIENRKHFGNSTLAANFLVDNVESNDIILLQASNSVSLDVVVNALENKFGVQGKDKKYHKEVIH, encoded by the coding sequence ATGATTACAATTCCATTGTTTGAAGCTGCAGTTGCAGTAGGAGGCAGGTCAAACCTGCAAATTTCTCCCACAGATTATATTTTTCATGTAACACAAAGGTCACAGGAAGTTGTGGAGGGAACATTATTTGTAGCTCTTAAAGGTAAAAGGGCAGACGGTCATGACTATGTGAAAGAAGCCGAACAAAAAGGGGCAGTCGCCGCTGTGGTGGAAAAAGAAGTAAGTAATGTTAAGATCCCGCAAATAGTAGTCCCTTCTACAGAAGAAGCATTAGGTAATTTAGGGCGCTTATGGCGGTGTAGATTAAACATCCCCGTGGTTGCCGTAACGGGGAGTGTAGGAAAAACAACTACCAAAGAACTAATAGCACATATTTTAGAAGTAAAATACAAAACACACAAAAGCAGAAAAAACTATAATAATCAACTTGGTGTGCCCATTGAGTTATTACGTCTGGAAAAAGGGCATGAATGCTCCGTTGTCGAATTTGGTATGCGGGCTCTAAACGAAATTAGTTATTTATCTAAAATGGCCAGGCCTTCTTTTGCGGCAATCACCAATATTGGTATGTCACATATAGAAATTCTTAAAACAAGAGAGAATATAGCAAAAGCAAAAGGCGAAATTTTCCAGGGAATGGATTTCGGCGGGGTCGTGGTTTTAAATAGAGATGATGATTACTACGAATTACTTAAAGAACTTGCTAATTGTAAAGTTATATCTTTTGGAGAGAGTAAAGAGGCGGATATTAGAATAAGTGATATACAGTTGAGTGAAAAAGCACACCCGAGTTTTCGAATTAATGGGTTGCCAATTACAATGTTAAATTGTGTAGGCAAACATCACGCTTTCAATTCAGCTATTGCATTTGCAATTGCCATGGAAATGGGAATTGATCAAGAAGATATTATAAAGCAGATATCTACTTTCAGCCCGCCGGAAAAGAGAGGGGTAGTTTCATTTCTTAATAATGGAGCTTTAATCTTAGACAGTACCTATAATGCTGCACCAGACTCAATAAAAGCATCCCTCTATACTATTTCCGAACTAACACGGAGAGGAAAAAGAACAGTTGCTGTAATTGGAGAAATGTTAGAATTGGGATCCCATAGCAAAGAAGCTCATTCTCATATTGGAAAAGTAATTTCCGAATTAAAAGGAGGTATTGATTTTTTGGTTACGGTAGGGGAATATGCAGAATATATTGGAAAAGAGAGTAAAATTGAAAACAGGAAACACTTTGGAAATTCAACTTTAGCAGCTAATTTTCTTGTTGACAATGTAGAAAGTAATGATATAATCTTGCTACAGGCATCGAATAGTGTCAGTTTAGATGTTGTTGTAAATGCCTTGGAAAACAAATTTGGTGTACAGGGAAAAGATAAAAAATATCATAAAGAGGTAATCCATTAA